Proteins from one Corynebacterium epidermidicanis genomic window:
- a CDS encoding Na+/H+ antiporter subunit E produces the protein MMLPGLRRRLHPWSVVWIVFMWNVLSGEFSWGNTIAGFLVAVVVILGLPLPQLPVSALRIRWLPLLQLVVIFAWDLLVSSLRVSWLAIRPQPQPPSAIVTVPMRVQEDLVFAFAVALLNLTPGGTVTDLDIANRMLTMHILDARSTAVLDKTIASIATLERLLIRIFETEVKA, from the coding sequence ATGATGCTCCCTGGACTTCGTCGACGCCTACACCCCTGGTCTGTGGTGTGGATCGTGTTCATGTGGAACGTGCTCTCCGGAGAATTTAGCTGGGGAAACACCATTGCAGGTTTCTTGGTGGCTGTGGTGGTCATCCTCGGTTTGCCACTGCCTCAGCTACCTGTCTCCGCCTTGCGGATCCGCTGGTTGCCATTACTGCAGCTCGTGGTAATTTTCGCCTGGGACCTGCTTGTTTCCTCGCTGCGCGTGAGCTGGCTGGCGATCCGCCCACAACCACAACCCCCGAGCGCGATAGTCACCGTACCGATGCGGGTGCAGGAAGACCTCGTGTTCGCCTTCGCGGTCGCGCTGCTCAACCTGACTCCCGGAGGCACGGTCACCGATCTCGATATCGCAAACCGAATGCTCACGATGCATATCCTTGATGCACGTTCCACCGCTGTTCTTGATAAGACCATCGCAAGTATCGCCACCTTGGAACGACTGCTGATCCGCATTTTTGAAACGGAGGTCAAAGCATGA
- a CDS encoding monovalent cation/H+ antiporter complex subunit F, with amino-acid sequence MNPALYELLLQVATIIFAVAFLINGYRLLAGPNSLDRLLSLDATVAMIQCALAVYICWSLDTTVAYAMLVVALLGFIGSVSVTKFRKADDA; translated from the coding sequence ATGAATCCCGCGCTCTACGAACTGCTCTTGCAGGTGGCCACCATCATTTTCGCCGTCGCGTTCTTGATCAACGGCTACCGTCTGTTAGCCGGCCCCAACTCGCTGGATCGACTGCTGAGTTTGGATGCCACCGTAGCGATGATCCAATGCGCCCTCGCGGTGTACATCTGCTGGTCGCTCGATACGACCGTGGCATACGCCATGCTCGTCGTGGCCTTGCTGGGCTTCATCGGCTCGGTGTCGGTGACGAAGTTCCGTAAGGCGGACGACGCATGA
- a CDS encoding monovalent cation/H(+) antiporter subunit G → MSLLCDIISITCIFAGAFLVLATAIGMARFRDTVSRLHSVTKPQTLGLILTVIGAIVRILGRGDLTPGNKGDLGTLVLVILFALCTAPVVGQRIGRIARREQLYDATQLARNDRS, encoded by the coding sequence ATGAGCCTGCTTTGCGACATCATCTCGATTACGTGCATTTTCGCCGGGGCATTCCTAGTACTCGCCACGGCGATAGGCATGGCGCGGTTTAGGGACACCGTCTCCCGGCTCCACTCCGTCACCAAACCGCAGACTCTGGGCCTGATTCTCACCGTCATCGGCGCAATCGTGCGAATCCTTGGCCGTGGCGATCTCACCCCGGGGAACAAGGGTGATCTCGGCACCCTAGTCCTGGTCATTCTGTTCGCGCTCTGCACCGCGCCAGTCGTCGGCCAGCGCATCGGCCGCATCGCCCGTCGTGAGCAGCTTTACGACGCCACCCAGTTAGCTCGAAACGATCGCTCCTAG
- a CDS encoding glutamate--cysteine ligase translates to MALTYNGTDNHTLGVEWEVALVDPASRNLVPLAEEVIDKATQQSLPVRLERELLRNTVEIVTGVCTTAREAVGQISAGLSAVRQAAEDLGANVWAAGSHPFAVSEESDISDKEHYNEIIERTQYWGHQMLIWGVHIHVGIIERDRVWPIINALMTKFPHLLALSASSPGWLGKDTGYASNRTMLYQQLPTAGIPYEFEDWDHWSSYIEDQRKSGVISEESAMHFDIRPNEKYGTIELRISDAPSNLRELSALVALTHCLVVYYDHKLDRGEELPSLPHWHNTENKWRAARYGMDAIIITTRDTDEVLLRDELPVLLAELAPIAEELDCVDEIELVNEIMRSGAAYQRQRRTYEDTGSWEKVVDQTCAELATMRPPR, encoded by the coding sequence ATGGCCCTTACATACAACGGAACTGATAACCACACCCTTGGAGTGGAGTGGGAAGTCGCGCTGGTTGACCCAGCTTCGCGCAATTTAGTTCCGCTTGCCGAAGAAGTTATTGATAAGGCAACTCAACAATCGCTTCCGGTGCGCCTGGAACGGGAATTGTTGCGTAACACCGTGGAAATCGTAACCGGGGTATGCACCACGGCTCGGGAAGCGGTAGGGCAAATCTCGGCAGGCCTGTCAGCGGTGCGCCAAGCTGCCGAAGACCTGGGGGCCAATGTGTGGGCAGCTGGCTCGCACCCGTTCGCGGTCTCCGAAGAGTCCGATATTTCGGACAAAGAACACTACAACGAGATCATCGAGCGCACCCAATACTGGGGCCACCAAATGCTCATTTGGGGCGTCCACATCCACGTCGGCATCATCGAGCGCGACCGGGTCTGGCCGATCATTAACGCCCTGATGACCAAATTCCCGCACCTGCTCGCACTCTCGGCATCCTCCCCAGGCTGGTTGGGTAAAGACACCGGCTACGCCTCCAATCGCACTATGCTCTACCAGCAGCTGCCGACCGCCGGCATCCCCTATGAGTTTGAGGATTGGGATCATTGGTCTTCCTACATTGAAGACCAGCGAAAGTCCGGAGTCATCAGTGAAGAATCTGCCATGCACTTCGACATCCGCCCGAACGAAAAGTACGGCACGATCGAACTGCGCATTTCTGATGCCCCTTCCAACCTCCGCGAGCTGTCGGCCCTGGTAGCGCTCACGCATTGCTTGGTCGTCTACTACGATCACAAGCTAGACCGCGGTGAGGAGTTGCCTAGCTTGCCGCATTGGCACAACACCGAAAACAAGTGGCGAGCCGCTCGCTATGGCATGGACGCCATCATCATCACGACCCGCGACACCGACGAAGTGCTACTCCGCGACGAACTGCCGGTACTCCTAGCCGAGCTCGCACCCATCGCTGAAGAGTTGGACTGTGTCGACGAGATCGAGCTGGTCAATGAGATCATGCGCTCCGGTGCGGCCTACCAACGCCAGCGTCGCACCTACGAAGACACCGGCTCCTGGGAGAAGGTAGTGGACCAGACCTGCGCGGAACTGGCCACCATGCGCCCGCCCCGCTAG
- a CDS encoding LytR C-terminal domain-containing protein: MNESPQAPEPSRIPIRGIAMILLAVAVLLLAWGVYSMTNSSGDNVVTKPKSVQTQQATGTPAPANQAPVNPAQTGQAPVTPAPATPATSNQAQASANPAVPAAGNDVDPTAVKIHALNNSTVQGLANRVADTLKKQGFSQVESGNFPNEVLPNSVVFYTPGNAAEQKAAEAIAYNLGIKAQPRNDSVKDTPAGVVLVITEELNR; this comes from the coding sequence ATGAATGAATCTCCTCAAGCTCCGGAACCTTCCCGTATCCCTATCCGTGGCATCGCCATGATTCTGCTGGCTGTGGCAGTGCTGTTGTTGGCCTGGGGTGTGTACTCGATGACTAATTCTTCTGGTGACAACGTAGTGACGAAGCCGAAGAGCGTGCAGACCCAGCAGGCCACCGGCACGCCAGCGCCAGCAAATCAGGCCCCGGTAAACCCGGCACAGACTGGTCAGGCACCAGTCACCCCAGCTCCCGCGACCCCGGCCACGTCTAACCAGGCTCAGGCTTCGGCGAATCCAGCTGTTCCAGCTGCGGGCAATGATGTCGATCCAACGGCGGTCAAGATCCATGCTCTGAACAATTCCACTGTGCAAGGCTTGGCCAACCGAGTGGCAGACACGCTGAAGAAGCAGGGCTTCTCCCAAGTGGAATCCGGCAATTTCCCGAACGAGGTACTGCCCAATTCGGTAGTTTTTTACACGCCTGGAAACGCCGCGGAGCAAAAAGCTGCAGAAGCAATTGCCTATAACCTGGGCATTAAGGCGCAGCCACGTAACGACTCGGTTAAGGACACCCCAGCCGGAGTTGTCCTAGTTATCACTGAGGAGCTAAACCGCTAG
- a CDS encoding DUF3263 domain-containing protein has translation MELTDLDRDLLRFEQSAPRNIGLKEERIRRELGMSPLRYYHRLNLLIDAPAAASEFPQLTARLRRLRQQRAD, from the coding sequence ATGGAATTAACGGACTTAGACCGCGATCTTTTGCGTTTCGAGCAGTCAGCGCCTCGGAACATTGGGCTGAAGGAGGAGCGGATCCGTCGTGAATTGGGGATGAGCCCCCTGCGCTATTATCACCGGCTTAACCTGCTTATCGACGCCCCGGCGGCCGCAAGCGAATTCCCGCAGCTCACTGCTCGTTTGCGTCGTTTACGTCAGCAGCGCGCCGATTGA
- a CDS encoding peptide deformylase, with product MTVRPIVIHGDPVLHHPTEPVTESPAELAELIDDMYETMDVAHGVGLAANQVGVGKRLFVYNCPDVEGPDGALKTEEEIEAQGGEYRRGCVINPVLETSEIPQTMPRVDGSDDEGCLSVPGKSFPTGRADWARVTGTDEHGNPVTVEGYGFFARCLQHEVGHLDGFLYTDVLMGRWKRAAKKHIKAEGWLTGGQTWLPGVDADPFGHDD from the coding sequence ATGACTGTGCGCCCCATCGTAATTCACGGCGACCCCGTGCTTCACCACCCCACCGAACCCGTCACGGAAAGCCCCGCGGAGCTCGCCGAGCTTATTGACGACATGTACGAAACGATGGATGTCGCGCACGGAGTCGGCTTGGCGGCGAACCAAGTGGGCGTCGGCAAGCGCCTGTTCGTATATAACTGCCCAGACGTCGAAGGCCCGGACGGTGCTCTCAAAACTGAAGAGGAAATCGAAGCTCAGGGCGGCGAGTACCGTCGTGGTTGCGTGATTAATCCCGTCCTGGAGACCTCGGAGATCCCGCAGACGATGCCACGTGTCGACGGTTCCGACGACGAAGGTTGCCTCTCGGTACCAGGGAAATCTTTCCCAACTGGCCGTGCCGACTGGGCTCGGGTAACCGGCACCGACGAACATGGCAACCCCGTCACTGTCGAAGGCTACGGCTTCTTCGCGCGCTGTCTCCAACACGAAGTAGGGCACCTCGACGGTTTCCTCTACACGGACGTGCTCATGGGGCGCTGGAAGCGAGCAGCCAAGAAGCATATTAAAGCGGAAGGCTGGCTAACCGGAGGACAAACCTGGCTCCCAGGTGTGGACGCAGACCCGTTTGGACACGACGATTAA
- a CDS encoding N-acetylglutamate synthase, CG3035 family — MVRRRLPDTPGHLTDVIGHVVSLDPLVVRPQSVGGFVSDAETVEIPAELIQVVKVLPPRRVRNSEIRAVEIATAAAFPGIEHVEIDGWLLRAGDGITERSNSAAPLGASAGFSPVPIAAIQDFYQRHGLPPSILVPDRIAPTALQFARASGWSFGPEIVVMTRSLQPAPSFSPPAGFHFEVLDAPTPDWLDLYHFRGQPLPEHALRLLQQEIEGHLGFGAIRSDSGEIVAITRATITAGGDEQYLGYSAVEVAAAYRRRGLASALGAAMLSWGAQMGATQAYLQVVATNEAGLGLYDKLGFTEHHRHRYAHSPQ; from the coding sequence ATTGTGCGTCGGCGTCTTCCCGACACCCCGGGACATCTCACCGATGTTATCGGCCACGTCGTTTCGTTAGATCCACTTGTGGTGCGTCCGCAATCCGTGGGCGGGTTTGTATCCGATGCGGAAACGGTGGAAATTCCCGCCGAGTTAATTCAGGTGGTGAAGGTCCTGCCACCGCGTCGCGTGCGTAATTCGGAAATCCGTGCCGTTGAGATCGCCACGGCGGCGGCTTTTCCCGGCATCGAGCATGTGGAGATTGACGGTTGGCTGCTGCGGGCCGGCGACGGAATTACTGAGAGGTCCAACTCGGCGGCTCCGCTGGGGGCGTCGGCAGGCTTTAGCCCGGTGCCGATCGCCGCTATCCAGGACTTTTATCAGCGTCACGGCCTGCCACCGAGTATTTTGGTCCCTGATCGCATCGCGCCGACTGCGCTGCAGTTCGCGCGGGCAAGCGGTTGGAGTTTCGGTCCGGAGATCGTTGTCATGACGCGCAGTTTGCAGCCCGCGCCGTCATTTTCTCCACCAGCGGGTTTTCATTTCGAGGTACTGGACGCCCCAACGCCGGACTGGCTCGACCTCTATCATTTCCGCGGTCAGCCGCTGCCCGAACATGCGTTACGTCTGTTGCAGCAAGAGATCGAGGGGCACCTGGGATTCGGCGCGATCCGATCCGACAGTGGCGAAATCGTGGCCATCACCCGCGCCACCATCACTGCAGGCGGCGACGAGCAATACCTGGGCTATTCGGCCGTGGAAGTTGCTGCTGCTTATCGACGCCGCGGCCTCGCCAGCGCGCTCGGCGCAGCAATGCTGTCCTGGGGAGCGCAGATGGGAGCTACCCAGGCATATCTGCAGGTCGTCGCTACCAACGAGGCTGGTCTTGGCCTCTACGACAAGTTAGGCTTCACCGAACACCATCGGCACCGATACGCACATAGCCCGCAATAG
- a CDS encoding RDD family protein, which yields MSSPQPQRPAHAEPRPVHKVGRKLRSELNDALQPPIQYGEMETYQAFLPGRNTGLRSVDNAPVVRRIGALAIDLAIYLGSMLTIIVAFSIALGQPWLLALILALPLGFFLSQSVFDATGGTIGKRTMGLRVVGPAHTPVDFGQAAKRNAWLLLPLIPVAGPVAAVGVGLWFSGVAKADAFGVAPHDRHARTRVVQR from the coding sequence ATGTCCAGCCCGCAGCCACAACGCCCGGCGCACGCGGAACCCCGCCCGGTCCATAAGGTTGGCCGGAAACTGCGCAGCGAGCTTAACGACGCCCTCCAGCCTCCCATTCAATACGGCGAAATGGAGACCTACCAGGCGTTTCTTCCTGGGCGCAATACCGGTTTGAGGTCAGTAGACAATGCGCCGGTGGTACGCAGGATTGGCGCACTAGCTATTGATTTGGCGATCTACCTGGGTTCGATGTTGACGATTATCGTTGCGTTTTCGATCGCCTTGGGGCAGCCGTGGCTGTTGGCCCTGATTCTCGCATTGCCACTGGGATTCTTCTTAAGCCAGTCAGTTTTTGATGCCACGGGCGGGACGATCGGCAAGCGGACGATGGGCCTGCGTGTAGTTGGCCCCGCTCACACACCGGTGGATTTCGGGCAAGCAGCCAAGCGAAATGCCTGGTTGTTGCTGCCGTTGATCCCGGTTGCTGGGCCGGTGGCTGCGGTTGGCGTTGGCTTGTGGTTCTCGGGCGTCGCTAAGGCAGACGCTTTTGGCGTGGCGCCCCATGACCGGCATGCCCGCACCCGGGTGGTCCAGCGCTAA
- a CDS encoding HNH endonuclease signature motif containing protein: MIQAAKDLLKQALIDGPLFHDFACLLEIKELVGRLETEMARDHERFELEEEGASARTARIIKRRADHEWDDAVSVEHQDAILSALERLTNTSDRRSGIYRLGATAAAESSVKQTHEYVKKLVREENERLAKDPFEAHHQRRFTLRSQDEHGGCSFFGYAPAKTAALLKAMLDRAFHAEKDEDTPHRTVAQRNLDAFHQVLKWASSDRVVATGHASLVISVTDADNFDWRTKFGTNVGIDLNIFDIANLAGDRISDYIAVHDHNGAIISLSTGERCANFYQRVALLARDFVCQHPGCGEPVSRCDSHHVIPWSRGGPTSIDNLALLCPKHHRRNDDSHQKQHLEMHDGIPIWFNNQRIPKRNNSPGAKRAGGRRSKPT, encoded by the coding sequence ATGATTCAGGCAGCTAAAGACCTGCTCAAGCAGGCGCTTATCGACGGCCCGTTATTCCATGATTTCGCCTGCCTTCTGGAGATTAAAGAGCTGGTAGGGCGCCTAGAAACTGAGATGGCTCGCGATCATGAGCGCTTTGAGCTCGAAGAAGAGGGCGCTTCAGCTCGAACCGCGCGGATCATCAAGCGTCGCGCAGACCATGAATGGGACGATGCCGTATCTGTCGAACACCAGGACGCAATACTGTCTGCGCTCGAGCGTCTGACTAACACATCTGATCGACGCTCTGGCATTTATCGTTTGGGTGCCACCGCAGCCGCAGAGTCCTCGGTAAAACAGACGCACGAATATGTAAAGAAGCTAGTCCGGGAGGAGAACGAACGGCTGGCCAAAGACCCCTTCGAGGCCCATCACCAGCGCCGTTTCACCCTACGCTCCCAAGACGAACACGGCGGATGCAGCTTCTTCGGTTACGCTCCGGCGAAAACCGCTGCGCTGCTCAAGGCGATGCTCGATCGAGCTTTCCACGCCGAGAAAGACGAAGACACCCCGCATCGGACTGTCGCCCAGCGCAACCTCGACGCCTTCCATCAAGTACTCAAGTGGGCCTCGAGCGATCGCGTCGTCGCAACTGGACATGCCAGCCTCGTCATTTCCGTCACCGATGCCGATAATTTCGATTGGCGCACCAAATTTGGCACCAACGTTGGGATCGACCTGAACATCTTTGACATCGCCAACCTGGCCGGCGATCGCATTAGCGACTACATCGCTGTCCACGACCACAACGGCGCGATCATATCCCTCAGCACAGGCGAACGCTGCGCGAACTTTTACCAGCGAGTAGCGCTGCTGGCCCGAGACTTCGTCTGCCAGCACCCCGGATGCGGAGAGCCCGTCAGCCGATGCGACTCCCACCACGTCATCCCCTGGTCCCGAGGTGGCCCAACAAGCATCGACAATCTCGCACTCCTGTGCCCCAAACACCATCGAAGAAACGACGACAGTCACCAAAAACAACACCTAGAAATGCACGACGGAATCCCCATCTGGTTCAACAACCAACGGATCCCGAAACGCAACAACTCACCCGGAGCCAAACGCGCCGGTGGGCGAAGATCCAAACCCACCTAA
- a CDS encoding exodeoxyribonuclease III, producing the protein MRIATWNINSVRTRIDRVTDFLARHDIDVLALQETKVSDDKFPHQAFTNAGYEVAYHGLNQWNGVAIASRVGLEDVEKHFPQQPGFDKDLTKPQAREARAIGATCDGVRIWSLYVPNGREIADPHYDYKLRWLDTLANEVENTLAHQPEKQLLLLGDFNIAPLDEDVWDISFFDGKTHVTEPERAAFDSLLEAGLTDVTRNLIPTGYTYWDYTAMRFQRGQGMRIDFHLASRTLATGAQRGWIDTEERATKGASDHAPVIVDYHTARLDDVR; encoded by the coding sequence ATGCGCATTGCCACGTGGAACATCAACTCAGTCCGCACCCGAATCGACCGGGTAACGGACTTCCTCGCGCGCCATGACATCGACGTGCTCGCACTGCAAGAAACCAAAGTGTCCGACGACAAATTCCCACACCAAGCCTTCACCAACGCCGGCTACGAAGTTGCCTACCACGGACTCAACCAATGGAATGGCGTAGCCATCGCCTCCCGGGTAGGCCTCGAAGACGTCGAAAAACACTTCCCACAACAACCCGGCTTCGACAAAGACCTCACCAAACCACAAGCCCGCGAAGCACGCGCCATAGGTGCCACCTGCGACGGCGTGCGGATCTGGAGCCTCTACGTCCCCAACGGGCGCGAAATCGCCGACCCGCACTACGACTACAAACTGCGCTGGCTCGACACCCTCGCAAACGAAGTCGAAAACACCCTCGCCCACCAGCCAGAAAAACAACTACTCCTCCTCGGCGACTTCAACATCGCCCCCCTCGACGAAGACGTCTGGGACATCAGCTTCTTCGACGGAAAAACCCACGTCACCGAACCCGAACGCGCCGCCTTTGACAGCCTCCTCGAAGCAGGACTCACCGACGTCACCCGCAACCTCATCCCCACCGGCTACACCTACTGGGACTACACCGCCATGCGCTTCCAACGCGGACAAGGCATGCGCATCGACTTCCACCTCGCCTCCCGCACCCTCGCCACCGGCGCACAACGCGGCTGGATCGACACCGAAGAACGCGCCACCAAAGGCGCCTCCGACCACGCCCCCGTCATCGTCGACTACCACACCGCCCGCCTAGACGACGTCCGCTAA
- the cls gene encoding cardiolipin synthase, producing MLDFLALPDPAWLQTTFLILDYAIKIIAVGTVPEGRKPAASSAWLLAILVIPLVGLPLFLLMGSPYINRRRHRIQQEADTHIRDVQREAPDFPDHWTLTPELESIIKLNRRLTRLPAVTGHSKGFYTNYHEAIAAMTAAVDRAEHSVHVEIYIVSWDTTTEPFFRALERAVQRGVKVRLLFDHVGSWKYPGYWTLGRKLTRIGVEWHVMLPLQPWKWRFRRPDLRNHRKMLLIDGHTGFIGSQNLIDSSYLLRGNRRRGLNWVDLMVELTGPVVSSMEMIFATDWFAETNEALTTEDIMAGPPVPLNRGSSTNVLQLVPSGPGYTTEPNLRLFNSLAHHAKERLVLCSPYFIPDETLLESVTTACYRGVRVELYVNESSDQFIVSHAQSSYYRALLEAGVHIYRYPAPAILHSKYMLADPDTDNAVGVLGSSNMDMRSFGLNYEVSLLVAHGDLIEQLAELTTRYQERSTQLTLEQWSKRNIVLRYIDNVMRLTSGLQ from the coding sequence ATGCTCGACTTCCTCGCACTACCGGACCCCGCCTGGCTCCAAACCACGTTCCTCATCCTCGACTACGCCATCAAAATTATCGCCGTCGGCACCGTGCCCGAGGGCCGAAAACCAGCCGCCTCCAGCGCATGGCTGCTCGCCATCCTGGTGATACCGCTCGTCGGCCTGCCACTCTTCCTCCTCATGGGCAGCCCCTACATCAACCGACGCCGCCACCGCATCCAACAAGAAGCCGACACTCACATCCGCGACGTCCAACGCGAAGCCCCCGACTTCCCCGACCACTGGACACTCACCCCCGAACTCGAATCCATCATCAAACTCAACCGACGGCTCACCCGCCTCCCCGCAGTCACCGGCCACAGCAAAGGCTTCTACACCAACTACCACGAAGCCATCGCAGCCATGACCGCAGCCGTCGACCGCGCCGAACACAGCGTCCACGTCGAGATCTACATCGTCAGCTGGGACACAACCACCGAGCCCTTTTTCCGAGCCCTCGAACGCGCCGTCCAGCGCGGCGTCAAAGTACGCCTACTCTTCGACCACGTCGGCTCCTGGAAATACCCCGGCTACTGGACCCTCGGCCGCAAACTCACCCGCATCGGCGTCGAATGGCACGTCATGCTCCCCCTCCAACCATGGAAGTGGCGCTTCCGCCGGCCAGACCTACGCAACCACCGAAAAATGCTGCTAATCGACGGCCACACCGGTTTCATCGGCAGCCAAAACCTCATCGACTCCTCCTACCTCCTCCGCGGGAACCGACGACGCGGCCTCAACTGGGTCGACCTCATGGTCGAACTCACCGGCCCCGTCGTCTCCTCCATGGAAATGATCTTCGCCACCGACTGGTTTGCCGAAACCAATGAAGCCCTCACCACCGAAGACATCATGGCTGGCCCACCCGTGCCACTCAACAGAGGATCCTCAACAAATGTGCTGCAGCTTGTCCCCTCCGGCCCCGGCTACACCACCGAACCCAACCTGCGCCTGTTCAACTCACTGGCCCACCACGCCAAAGAACGTCTCGTCCTATGCAGCCCGTACTTCATCCCCGACGAAACCCTCCTAGAGTCCGTCACCACCGCATGCTACCGGGGGGTTAGGGTGGAACTCTACGTCAACGAGAGCAGCGACCAGTTCATCGTCTCCCACGCCCAATCCAGCTACTACCGGGCACTTTTGGAAGCCGGAGTCCACATCTATCGCTACCCCGCCCCCGCCATCCTGCACTCCAAGTACATGCTGGCCGACCCCGACACCGACAACGCCGTAGGAGTACTCGGCTCCTCCAACATGGACATGCGAAGCTTCGGCCTAAACTACGAAGTTTCACTCCTCGTAGCCCACGGCGACCTCATCGAACAACTCGCCGAACTCACCACCCGCTACCAGGAACGCTCCACCCAACTCACCCTCGAACAGTGGAGCAAACGCAACATTGTGCTGCGCTACATCGACAACGTTATGCGACTGACTTCCGGCCTCCAATAG
- a CDS encoding multidrug effflux MFS transporter, with protein MASAEKPRQTLTWPLLAGLALLSAGGPFGTDLYLPGLPRIAADLGTSDAAVQLTLSSFMLGMAAGQVFIGPLSDSLGRHKLLVISAVLAVVSSAACALAPNIAVLIGARAALGLGMGACVVLSRASVADLAEGKMAAKAFSLLMMIMGVAPILAPVVGSVLVEPIGWRGLFWVLTGVAAAQLAVAVLLVRESLPVSARSQSGLAQLGRNFRTALGNRAFLGYTLAFGAGFGTMFSYIAASAYLFQTELGLSPLQYGLCFGMNAAGITIASFLNARLVEKTDPHAILRRALLGMLLCAVALLIDALVGPHLFVVIPVLFVAVSQIGFVMGNATALGTSQVRRIAGTGSAVMGAAQFLTASLVSPLVVLGSNTALSMALGMVVCASLANFGAAIGGRKSVA; from the coding sequence ATGGCTTCAGCTGAAAAACCACGCCAAACATTGACCTGGCCACTGCTTGCAGGCTTGGCTTTGCTTTCTGCTGGAGGTCCTTTCGGCACCGACCTATATCTGCCGGGTCTGCCTCGTATTGCCGCTGATTTGGGGACCTCGGACGCGGCGGTTCAGCTGACGTTGTCCTCGTTCATGCTGGGGATGGCTGCAGGCCAGGTGTTTATCGGGCCACTTTCGGATTCCTTGGGTAGGCATAAGTTGCTCGTAATTTCGGCGGTGCTGGCGGTGGTTTCAAGTGCAGCCTGTGCGCTCGCGCCGAATATCGCCGTGCTGATTGGGGCTCGCGCTGCCTTGGGGCTGGGTATGGGTGCCTGCGTGGTGCTTTCGCGTGCGTCGGTTGCCGATCTTGCCGAGGGGAAAATGGCTGCCAAGGCGTTTTCCCTGTTGATGATGATCATGGGTGTGGCACCTATTCTCGCTCCGGTGGTGGGCAGCGTTTTGGTGGAGCCTATTGGTTGGCGAGGACTGTTTTGGGTGCTAACCGGGGTCGCTGCGGCCCAACTTGCCGTGGCGGTGCTGTTGGTTCGGGAGTCGTTGCCGGTGTCTGCGCGCAGTCAGTCCGGTTTGGCGCAGCTGGGGCGCAACTTCCGCACCGCGTTGGGCAACCGGGCGTTTTTGGGCTATACCCTGGCTTTCGGCGCGGGGTTTGGCACCATGTTTTCTTACATTGCCGCTTCGGCGTACTTGTTCCAGACTGAACTTGGGTTGTCGCCGCTGCAGTACGGATTGTGCTTCGGAATGAATGCGGCCGGCATTACGATCGCCTCCTTTCTTAACGCCCGACTGGTAGAAAAGACTGATCCGCACGCCATTTTGCGACGTGCGCTGCTCGGCATGTTGCTGTGCGCCGTGGCCTTGCTTATCGACGCCCTCGTTGGCCCGCATTTGTTCGTGGTCATTCCGGTGCTTTTTGTGGCAGTTTCGCAGATCGGTTTTGTGATGGGCAATGCGACTGCGCTGGGTACTTCTCAGGTGCGTCGGATTGCGGGCACTGGTTCAGCGGTGATGGGCGCTGCGCAGTTTTTGACGGCGAGCCTCGTGAGCCCGCTGGTGGTTTTGGGCTCTAATACGGCGTTGAGCATGGCGTTGGGCATGGTGGTGTGCGCGAGCTTAGCTAATTTCGGTGCTGCTATTGGAGGCCGGAAGTCAGTCGCATAA